Proteins encoded in a region of the Panicum hallii strain FIL2 chromosome 3, PHallii_v3.1, whole genome shotgun sequence genome:
- the LOC112888010 gene encoding ribulose bisphosphate carboxylase small chain A, chloroplastic-like, whose amino-acid sequence MAPTVMASSATSVAPFQGLKSTAGVLPVSRRSSRSGFGKYVSNGGRIRCMQVWPTENNKKFETLSYLPPLSTEDLLKQIDYLIRNNWVPCLEFSKVGFVFRENATSPGYYDGRYWTMWKLPMFGCTDATQVYAELEEAKKAYPDHYIRILGFDNVRQVQCVMFLAYKPPSSE is encoded by the exons ATGGCTCCCACTGTTATGGCCTCCTCGGCCACCTCCGTGGCTCCTTTCCAGGGCCTCAAGTCCACCGCTGGAGTACTCCCCGTGAGCCGCCGCTCCAGCAGGTCCGGATTCGGCAAGTACGTCAGCAACGGCGGAAGGATCAGGTGCATGCAG GTGTGGCCGACTGAGAACAACAAGAAGTTCGAGACCCTGTCGTACCTGCCGCCTCTCTCCACGGAGGACCTCTTGAAGCAGATCGACTACCTGATCCGGAACAACTGGGTCCCCTGCCTCGAGTTCAGCAAGGTCGGCTTCGTCTTCCGTGAGAACGCCACTTCTCCCGGGTACTACGATGGCCGCTACTGGACCATGTGGAAGCTGCCCATGTTCGGCTGCACCGACGCCACCCAGGTGTACGCCGAGCTTGAGGAGGCCAAGAAGGCCTACCCCGACCACTACATCCGCATCCTCGGATTCGACAACGTCAGGCAGGTGCAGTGCGTCATGTTCCTCGCCTACAAGCCCCCAAGCAGCGAGTAG